The following proteins are co-located in the Anser cygnoides isolate HZ-2024a breed goose chromosome 2, Taihu_goose_T2T_genome, whole genome shotgun sequence genome:
- the TOMM7 gene encoding mitochondrial import receptor subunit TOM7 homolog, translating into MPKLSKEAKQRLQQLFKGGQFAIRWGFIPVVLYLGFKRGADPGMPEPTIWSLLWG; encoded by the exons atGCCGAAGCTGAGCAAGGAGGCCAagcagcggctgcagcagctcttcaagggCGGCCAGTTCGCCATCCGCTGGGGCTTCATCCCCGTCGTGCTCTACCTAG GTTTTAAGAGGGGTGCGGATCCGGGAATGCCCGAGCCGACAATCTGGAG TCTGCTATGGGGATGA